The genomic segment TGCTCAGACAGTACTTCCCAAAGGGAACCGACCTCTCAGTGCACTCGCAGGCAAAACTCAATGCAGTGGCTCGACGGCTGAACGAGCGGCCAAGAAAAACGTTAGACTATGAGACGCCAGCCGAACGATTTAACCAATGTGTTGCGTCGATCGGTTGAAACCGCAACCCATAACTGCCCCTCATGCATTCAGTCTATCACGCACGCAGCAGGCATCGTTTCTGCCTGCATGAGCTTGTTAAGCTGCAAGCGATGAGGCTGTGCCGGAAGAGAAATAAATCAGGCCTGCATACTTTTGCTCGAATGCAGCATCTGGGAAGAGGCGTTCCACGGATTTCCAAGGTCGCCGTTTATAGTATTCATGAGTTGCTCCAAATGGGCGGCCTATCCAGACAACGATATTGAACAACCAACTTGGCCATTGATCGGATCGTTTCATATCCAGTATGACGAGGCGACTGCCCGGGATCAGCGCACGTGATGCCGCTGCAATGACTTGTTCATATTCGGGCACGAAACCAAAGGCGCCGGTTGACAATACACCGTTAATTGCGCCTGGAAACTCGTAATTAGCCATATCCGATTGAACCAGCTCTACATTATTCCAACGGGATTGCTGAACTTTTTCTTGCGCACAGGCAAGCATCTCAGAGGTCAGGTCAACCCCGATAATTTTACCTTCGGGTCCGATTCGCTCCATGAGCATCGGGAAGTTTAAACCAGTTCCACATCCAAGCTCGACGACGCAGTCTCCTCGCTTGAGCCTCAAGAGCTCGATCGCATGCGCACGATATGAGGAATAACGGAAACCCACCAACCAAAAAAGCCGCGAATAAAAATCATATCGCTTGGCGCGGTTTTTATATATATCTTGTATTTCCTTGCGTGAGATAACCAATTTTCTTTCCGTTGCCTAATACCTCGCGTCAGCGGCCTGACCGCAGGTCAGGTCCGGCTGCATACGCTTATTATACTTTTTCGCGATGCCGCGTATGGTAGGACGAACAATTGGCGGAGCTTTCCGCATGCTTTCCCTCTCAATTTGAATAATTTCAAATCCCTCGGTAACAATTGCCTGTTCCGTCTCCCTATTCAGATGGCAATTCCCCATGAATGTTTTCCATATTGTGTTTAATCTATTCTGCCATAGCCTTCTCGAGGTGCCGTCTGCAGCCGCGACATGCTCCAAAAAAACCAGTCCTCCCCCTGGTCTCAATACACGTCTGATTTCGCGTAAACTCGCTTTTAAATTGGTCACCGAGCAACAAACCAGTGTTGCCACGACATAGTCGAATGATTCATCATCAGACTCAATTTGTTCTGCTGTTCCACCTGTCACTGTTGCATTACTCAGTCGGTAATTACCTACCTGTTTCTTTAAATACTTGCGCATATGCCTGTCAGGTTCAGAAAGTACAAGCCTGGTAACATTGTCAGGATAAAATTTAATATTTACTCCTGTACCAGCGCCAACTTCTAATACTTCACCCCTTACTTGCTTGAGAAGCCCATGCCTCCAATCCTTCAGGCATGCCTCTTCAGTTCTGGCCATGAATTTGTCATAAAAAAACGCGGTTAGATAAGACATGAAGAGTCTCTATTTTGCTTTGCTAATAGCCTAACAGCACAAATTATAAGGCTTTTGACCTGTTAACATGTTATCGATTTATTGCTGTACGTATGCTTCTGGCCGAACTTCGAAACTCAGCGCATACTTAGAAAAACCAGACGCTCGGAATCAATTTTTCAGGGGCGGCTTACCTAAAGGAGATTTTCAAAATCGATTATGAGCCTAGGCCAGACGGAAAGTTTAGCAAACGCTATTGAGCGTCAGTTCCATGGCTTGGTTAGGCTTGATTTTTGCTCTAGGGAGCATACGGGAGTTTGCAGAAACCTTGGGATGGCACATCCAGAGAACTATTAAATTTGCTGGATAAATTCTGAAAAGCGATAAGCCCAGTTAATTCAACGATGCCATCATCGTCAAAGAAGCTCTTTAATCGCTCTACCAGTTCATCAGTCACCTGTTGATCTGAATAAGTAACAGCTTCCACGTATTCAAGAACAACCTTCTCTTTCTCGTCGAAGAGGTCGCTTTCTTTCCACTGCGCAAGCATCTCAACTTTGTCCATAGAGCCAGAGCGTTCGGCCAAGCTGGCAGAATTGATATCAATGCAGAAACGACACCAATTGATTTGCGACACCCTTACCGTAACCAATGAGCGCAAAACGGGGCTCAATGGAGAGCTTTTTCTATCCAGCACCGCATAAAGCACAGACACAGCTCCAAACAGTCTCGGAACTCTTGCCCAAAGTAAGCTAGGCTGAAGGATCGCTCCATATCTTCTTTTCTGATTCCAAAAGAAAGGCCGTAGAATCCAGGGGTATTCTTTTAATTGCTTTACCGAAATTCTCATATTTATCCCTCAACAGCCTAACAGCAGCATTATAAGATTTTTGACCTGATAACATATTATCGCTGCAACACTTGGCGTCCGTTATTGGCCGTAGATTGCCTCCCATCAAGGCATTGCGAGAGTCTGCTTACAAGAAGTCAGACTCTCAAACTGGATTAATCAGTGGCAATAACCGACCTAAAGCCGTACCTTTGGTCTTTAATAAATGATGTTGTTCAACTAACTTGAAGGGTATCCGTTTCGGGCGAAACATGGATAAATTATGAGAGCCCGGCACTATTGAGCCGGGCTAATAAATTTTCAAGGGTTTTGGACTCTTTATAGGGTTGAGATTCCGCAAATTCACCGACGGAAAAATCGGGCTCCATTTCTAATACTTTCGTTGCTGCGCGGCGTGCTTCTTCAGCACGATCCAGCGCCATATTAGAGGCGGCCAGGTATAAATAGGGACTCACGTCATTACTCCGGAGTTCGATGGCATCCTTCGCAGCAGCAATCGCTTGCTCGTATCGCTCGCTACCATAATAAGCGCTGGCAAGCACGGCCGGATACATCGGCGGATGGATCGGTGTCAGGCGTATCGCATACTGCGCGAAATCGACCGCTTCGCTTGCCTGATCTAGGTAGGTCAGAACACTGGCCTTGATTGAATATGCGGCCGGGCAACTCGGTCGGTCCGTCACGGCTTTCGTAGCTTCCGACATCGCCTCATCGTAATCCCGCCGGTTCAGGTATACATGCGCCAGCACCATGTGGGCGTAGCCTGTCACATCGTCCAGCCTGATTGCCTCGCGTGCCAGTTCGGTCGCGCGCTCGAGTGAATGTGAAGGATCATCACTTAAATCCGAAAGGACTTCTATCCAATAGGTCAATGCCCCAGCCGCGTATCCCACCGGGGATTCGGGTTCCAGGCGAATGGTTTCCTCGAACAAGTGTCGCGCTTCCCGGAACTCGAGTTTCATTGTCGAGCGCCACAGCAGTTCTTCACCTCGGTAGTAGTTTTCGAGCGCAACGGGATCTGTCAATGCCCTACGCACGAGTCGGATAGCCTCACCGCCCATCAACTTGACATCCAGGGCGGTGACAATTTCTTCGATGATTTCATCCTGAACGTCGAAAAAGTCACCAATGTCATGAATTTCACGATCGAGATTTTCCGCCCAGACGAACTTGCCGGTCGCTACTTCCAGAAGTTCCGCGCTCACACGGATTCTGTCACCATGTTTCCGAACGCTACCTTTTAATACGTATTGAACGTTGAATTTTCGACCAATCTCCCGCTCCGTCATCTGTTTCGTGTCGGCCAATGCAGGCGATTCATCCTGGACATGGGCCAATCCCGCAATTCGCGTTAGTGCGACGCCAATGCCGGTGGTAAAGGTGTATCCTAAACGATCCCGTTCAGCATCCGCTCCAATATCCTCGAAAGGCTTGACCGCAATCGAAGGTTTCCCGAACGGCAGTATTTTTGCTACCCCACCGAATTTACCTGAAAGTTGCGATGGAGCGCTTACCCCAGCGCTGCCCTCAGAAACATGGTAGGCGCGCACTGGCTCCTCGATGTTTTTGACACTGTGTTCTCCGATAAACAAGTATCGCAAGGGTAACTTATTACCGATAGCGGTTCGTACGGCATCGGAAATGCAAACACTCCCAGGCTCGGCCAGAGCTTCAAGCCGCGCAGCGACATTTACACCGTCTCCATAGATATCACCCCGGTCCTCGATGACGTCGCCCAGGTTTAGACCGATGCGAAACTGAACCTTGCGTTCATCGGGCAGGTTTGCATTTTGGGATCGAAGTTCAGTTTGAATGGCCATCGAGGAAGAGAGGGCATCGACAACCGCAGCAAACTGGGCAAGCACCGCGTCACCCGCATAGTGCATTACCTTGCCGCCATGTGAATCGACTATCGCCGATATCAGATCGAGATATTCAGTGAGAGTGCGGTGAGTTGCATCCTCATCTTCCCCCGTCAGACGAGAATATCCTGCAACATCTGCATACAGTATTGCGGCTAGCTTTCTTGGTAGGCGATCATTCATCTGAAGCTTTACTACTGATGAGGATTACTCCGCCAGATACTAACGCTAAAGAGTGATAGAGACCAACTTCAACAAAATTTGGACGTCCGCTTCTGGCCGAAATACGAAGTTCTACGTCGGTAACTGGGGGTCCGCTATTGAGATAGCGTGGCTTCATAGATAAAGGGTATAGCGCCCTTTATCACTCCGATTAATTTATTTAATGGCATCCACTTATTTTTCCTTATCTTTTTTGACATTTTTAGCTACATTCTGACTAATGGCATAGTCAGGAGTTAATCTCATGTCACCTAAAATATATCCTGATATCGATTTTGAATTCGAGTATCAGGATAAATTCATCGACATCACCCACAAGCGGGCAAGCCGCAGAAAATATAATAATCAAGCGAGAAGGCGCATTGAAAAATTAAAAGAGCGGAAAAGATTAAGGGAAAGTATTGGTATGGATGAAGAGTATTGGGCGAAAGAGTAACCCGAGTTCTGGACGAGTAAAACCTACGGTCCTAGATACTGACAATGAGCACGACCGTCTTAACATCATGGGGATAAAAAAACCAAGCTAACCACTTTTTAATAACATTAATCTTACCCAGCCCTGGCTATCACTAGAACGGGAGGGTCACCGTACGAAGCCTAGATTGAAGGGATATTATCTGGTCTTGCTCAGAAGCTTATCGCAGATTTCTGGGTGTCCGCTCCTGGCCGAAGATTGCCTCCTGCCAGTGCTTTACGAGCGTCTGCTTACGAGCAAATACTCTGAGATCAAGGACTGCTGTCATCGCGCAGTTTCGGCTCAAGCCTCGGGAGATCGTCCTTTAAAAACCTGATGTCTGGAGAAAACAAGTCGTACCCTGCCAAATCAGTTAATGCAACGAGACGCATATGTTTTATCTCGGGTGAAGCTGGTTTTACTTTGCCCGAAGCAAGTTCCTCTCGGAGAACCGAAAATCCCTGCACTGGTTGGCAGAGATAATAGAAATCTAACCGGTATGGTCCAGGCTCTTCCACGATATACGGTATAGCATCGACGCGTAGCAGTCGGATTACCTCGATTTCAATGCCAAGCTCCTCTTTAACTTCGCGCCGTAGAGTGGCATCAATCACATCATCAGGTGATGCAATATGCCCTGGCGAAGTGGGGTTGCCGTCGATCGATTCGAGTGCACCGCCGGGAAGCCCCCAGACTCCTTTACGTCGATAACTGTGCTCGACAATCAGGACCTGAGGCGGTCGAATAGTGTCATCGATCAGTACTGCAACCGCCCCGACTAACCAGTTCCTAGCTAACTGCCCTTTGAGGAAACCGGCTAATCTGGGCGGGAACAACCGCCATAGAGAAAGTGATGCCCGATGAAGTGAGGGATGTTTTTCAATGTAATGAGCAACCCAAGCAAACACTTTTATCTACTCCCAAGCACGTTACCGTGAATTTAAACGTACATCGTTAGGGCACGATGTATTTCGGATAGATAAGATTAAGAATAAAGGTCTCTTTCTCAAAACTCCACCACCAGTTTCACCAGTGTCCGAAACTGGCCGGAGGTCGCAGCTGAACTCTGTATTTTGAGTGTCTGCTATTTGATTTTATATTGCTTTACCACACAGCTTTTGAATCCTTTCATGAGTCTCCTCGCGATGCACCCTGGATTGGTCAGGCGCTTCGATCTCTAGCCTGGCCATGTTGTCTCCAACAGCGACGACCTTGATATTAATATTGTCACCGACTTGAAATGACTCGCGGTATTTGGTGGTGACATTTTTAGACCTCCACGTGCGAAACGATTTGGACTCGTCAATCGTTCCTATACTAAGCTCGACCTTGTTGCCCCTAACAGAGACAACCGTGACTTTAATATTGTTACCGATATGAAATGATTCCCCGCCTCTGCGGGTGATTAATCGCATAGTGCTGCTCTTTATTCGTTAATTGAAGTTAGCATACTGCGCCTGATTGGCTGGAAGTGCAAAAAGCTGGAATTGCGTAAGGTCTGAAGCGGATATTCATAATTCAAGGATCAGTGCCGGCTCACGACCCAAAAAAAACACCCAAGCTCGTCCTTCTGTCGAAACAACATGGCGATATACACCGGCGCTACAAGAATCTTTTATTGGTTTCAACCGGTTATGAGGAAGGCCCGGATCGTTGACTGGCCCGCAACCGGGGCAAAAGATTTAATTCTACCGAACGGTTCCCAAGTATTATCACCTAAGGAACTTTACAAATCGAGAATATCACAGAAGATGCATAGCCCGACGCTTGAAGTTTCCGGATACATTCTGCTCGTGGTTGCCGCACTGCTGAATCAGAATTCACGCTTAATTCAGTTAAATCATGAGGTCGAAACTCAGTCCAGGGTGGTTTCCAGGCAGGCTGCAGAGCTGGCTACCCTGAACGAAAATTTGGAGCAACGGGTTAACGATCAGGTCGGGGAAATTGAAAAGCTCGCTCGGCTCAAACGATTCCTGGCCCCTGAAGTAGCCCAGGTTGTACTCGCGGAGCAGCAGGAATCGATGCTTGAGAGCCACCGCAGTTACATCGTGACCCTGTTCTGCGACATTCGTGGTTTCACGGAGTTTTCCGAAAGTATGGAACCCGAAGATGTTAACGAGCCTCCGCTATCGGCAAAACAGCGGCTCGTTACTAAGAAACAGGTAAAACGACCAATTGTGCAATTTCGACATGCTTCGGTTGCTGTACTGCGTATAACACGGTACGAGCAACATCCTCGGGCAGCAAGCATTGTTCCGCATTGTCATAGAATTCCTGCGCCTGTTGCG from the Gammaproteobacteria bacterium genome contains:
- a CDS encoding class I SAM-dependent methyltransferase, which produces MVISRKEIQDIYKNRAKRYDFYSRLFWLVGFRYSSYRAHAIELLRLKRGDCVVELGCGTGLNFPMLMERIGPEGKIIGVDLTSEMLACAQEKVQQSRWNNVELVQSDMANYEFPGAINGVLSTGAFGFVPEYEQVIAAASRALIPGSRLVILDMKRSDQWPSWLFNIVVWIGRPFGATHEYYKRRPWKSVERLFPDAAFEQKYAGLIYFSSGTASSLAA
- a CDS encoding class I SAM-dependent methyltransferase, with the protein product MSYLTAFFYDKFMARTEEACLKDWRHGLLKQVRGEVLEVGAGTGVNIKFYPDNVTRLVLSEPDRHMRKYLKKQVGNYRLSNATVTGGTAEQIESDDESFDYVVATLVCCSVTNLKASLREIRRVLRPGGGLVFLEHVAAADGTSRRLWQNRLNTIWKTFMGNCHLNRETEQAIVTEGFEIIQIERESMRKAPPIVRPTIRGIAKKYNKRMQPDLTCGQAADARY
- a CDS encoding carbon storage regulator, producing the protein MRLITRRGGESFHIGNNIKVTVVSVRGNKVELSIGTIDESKSFRTWRSKNVTTKYRESFQVGDNINIKVVAVGDNMARLEIEAPDQSRVHREETHERIQKLCGKAI
- a CDS encoding NUDIX hydrolase yields the protein MFAWVAHYIEKHPSLHRASLSLWRLFPPRLAGFLKGQLARNWLVGAVAVLIDDTIRPPQVLIVEHSYRRKGVWGLPGGALESIDGNPTSPGHIASPDDVIDATLRREVKEELGIEIEVIRLLRVDAIPYIVEEPGPYRLDFYYLCQPVQGFSVLREELASGKVKPASPEIKHMRLVALTDLAGYDLFSPDIRFLKDDLPRLEPKLRDDSSP
- a CDS encoding carboxymuconolactone decarboxylase family protein, with product MRISVKQLKEYPWILRPFFWNQKRRYGAILQPSLLWARVPRLFGAVSVLYAVLDRKSSPLSPVLRSLVTVRVSQINWCRFCIDINSASLAERSGSMDKVEMLAQWKESDLFDEKEKVVLEYVEAVTYSDQQVTDELVERLKSFFDDDGIVELTGLIAFQNLSSKFNSSLDVPSQGFCKLPYAP
- a CDS encoding adenylate/guanylate cyclase domain-containing protein, encoding MNDRLPRKLAAILYADVAGYSRLTGEDEDATHRTLTEYLDLISAIVDSHGGKVMHYAGDAVLAQFAAVVDALSSSMAIQTELRSQNANLPDERKVQFRIGLNLGDVIEDRGDIYGDGVNVAARLEALAEPGSVCISDAVRTAIGNKLPLRYLFIGEHSVKNIEEPVRAYHVSEGSAGVSAPSQLSGKFGGVAKILPFGKPSIAVKPFEDIGADAERDRLGYTFTTGIGVALTRIAGLAHVQDESPALADTKQMTEREIGRKFNVQYVLKGSVRKHGDRIRVSAELLEVATGKFVWAENLDREIHDIGDFFDVQDEIIEEIVTALDVKLMGGEAIRLVRRALTDPVALENYYRGEELLWRSTMKLEFREARHLFEETIRLEPESPVGYAAGALTYWIEVLSDLSDDPSHSLERATELAREAIRLDDVTGYAHMVLAHVYLNRRDYDEAMSEATKAVTDRPSCPAAYSIKASVLTYLDQASEAVDFAQYAIRLTPIHPPMYPAVLASAYYGSERYEQAIAAAKDAIELRSNDVSPYLYLAASNMALDRAEEARRAATKVLEMEPDFSVGEFAESQPYKESKTLENLLARLNSAGLS